One Sphingomicrobium sp. XHP0239 DNA segment encodes these proteins:
- a CDS encoding acyl-CoA carboxylase subunit beta — MGTTIEELESRRDQARMGGGRKRIDAQHAKGRLTARERLSVLLDEGSFEEVDMFVEHNATDFGMDQVHYPGDGVVTGSGTINGRLTYVFAQDFTVLGGSLSERHAEKICKIMDAAMKVGAPVIGLNDSGGARIQEGVASLGGYAEVFQRNVLASGVVPQLSLIMGPCAGGAVYSPAMTDFIFMVEDTSYMFVTGPEVVKTVTNEEVTQEELGGAITHTQKSGVADAAFENDIDTLLATRDFFSYLPASNRDDVPEVPTDDPWDREEPLLDQIIPANANQPYDMHEVIKKVADEGRFFELQPKHAGNILIGFIRVEGRTVGVVANQPMVLAGVLDINSSKKAARFVRFCDAFEIPILTFVDVPGFLPGVGQEHNGIIKHGAKLLFAYAEATVPKITVITRKAYGGAYDVMASKHLRGDVNYAWPSAEIAVMGAKGAVEIIFRKDRDDPEKIAEKTKEYEDRFANPFVAASKGFIDDVIMPHSTRRRVAVSLRKLRDKALENPWKKHDNIPL, encoded by the coding sequence ATGGGCACGACGATCGAAGAACTCGAATCCCGCCGCGACCAGGCGCGCATGGGGGGCGGCCGCAAGCGTATCGACGCGCAGCACGCCAAGGGCCGCCTGACCGCGCGCGAGCGGCTGTCGGTGCTGCTCGACGAAGGCAGCTTCGAGGAAGTCGACATGTTCGTCGAACATAACGCCACCGATTTCGGCATGGACCAGGTGCATTATCCGGGCGACGGCGTCGTCACGGGGTCGGGCACCATCAACGGCCGCCTGACCTATGTCTTCGCGCAGGATTTCACCGTGCTGGGCGGGTCGCTGTCCGAACGCCACGCGGAGAAAATCTGCAAAATCATGGACGCCGCGATGAAGGTCGGCGCGCCGGTCATCGGATTGAACGATTCGGGCGGCGCACGCATCCAGGAAGGTGTCGCATCGCTCGGCGGCTATGCCGAAGTGTTCCAGCGCAACGTCCTCGCCAGCGGCGTCGTGCCGCAGCTCTCGCTCATCATGGGCCCGTGCGCGGGCGGGGCGGTCTATTCCCCCGCGATGACCGACTTCATCTTCATGGTCGAGGACACGAGCTACATGTTCGTGACCGGCCCCGAAGTCGTGAAGACCGTCACCAACGAGGAAGTGACGCAGGAAGAGCTGGGCGGTGCGATCACCCACACGCAGAAATCGGGCGTCGCCGACGCGGCGTTCGAGAACGATATCGACACCTTGCTCGCGACCCGGGATTTCTTCTCCTACCTCCCCGCCTCCAACCGCGACGACGTGCCGGAAGTGCCGACCGACGATCCGTGGGACCGCGAGGAGCCGCTGCTCGACCAGATCATCCCCGCCAACGCCAACCAGCCCTACGACATGCACGAGGTGATCAAGAAGGTCGCCGACGAAGGGCGCTTCTTCGAATTGCAGCCCAAGCATGCGGGCAACATCCTGATCGGCTTCATCCGCGTCGAGGGGCGGACGGTCGGTGTGGTCGCGAACCAGCCGATGGTGCTGGCGGGCGTGCTGGACATCAATTCATCGAAGAAGGCGGCGCGGTTCGTGCGCTTCTGCGACGCGTTCGAGATTCCGATCCTCACCTTCGTGGACGTGCCGGGCTTTCTTCCGGGCGTGGGGCAGGAGCATAACGGCATCATCAAGCATGGGGCCAAGCTGCTGTTCGCCTATGCCGAGGCGACCGTTCCCAAGATCACCGTCATCACGCGCAAGGCCTATGGCGGCGCCTACGACGTGATGGCGTCGAAGCACCTGCGCGGCGACGTCAACTACGCCTGGCCGAGCGCCGAGATCGCGGTGATGGGCGCCAAGGGTGCGGTCGAGATCATCTTCCGCAAGGACCGCGACGACCCCGAGAAAATCGCGGAAAAGACGAAGGAATATGAAGACCGCTTCGCGAACCCCTTCGTGGCCGCGAGCAAGGGCTTCATCGACGACGTGATCATGCCGCATTCCACGCGGCGGCGCGTCGCGGTGAGCTTACGCAAGCTCCGCGACAAGGCGCTGGAGAACCCGTGGAAAAAGCACGATAATATTCCGTTGTGA
- the mce gene encoding methylmalonyl-CoA epimerase — translation MKLGRLNHVGIATPSIADSMAHYESVLGATVTVEPFDLPAQGVKVCFVDTPNSQLELIEPLGDNSPLNGFLEKNPLGGQHHVCFEVPDIEAARAHFEGIGKRILGPTRTGAHGTPIFFLHPKDMQGVLTEIMESPKQAH, via the coding sequence ATGAAACTAGGCCGCCTAAACCACGTCGGGATCGCGACGCCTTCGATCGCCGACAGCATGGCGCATTACGAGAGCGTCCTGGGCGCGACCGTCACCGTCGAGCCGTTCGACCTGCCCGCGCAGGGGGTGAAGGTCTGCTTCGTCGATACGCCCAACAGCCAGCTCGAACTGATCGAGCCGCTGGGCGACAATTCGCCGCTCAACGGTTTTCTCGAGAAGAACCCGCTGGGTGGGCAGCATCATGTGTGCTTCGAAGTGCCCGACATCGAGGCGGCGCGCGCGCATTTCGAGGGGATCGGCAAGCGAATCCTCGGCCCCACCCGCACCGGCGCGCACGGCACGCCGATCTTCTTCCTCCACCCCAAGGACATGCAGGGCGTGCTGACCGAGATCATGGAAAGCCCGAAGCAGGCCCACTGA
- the scpA gene encoding methylmalonyl-CoA mutase: MTNRDEWAEKAAKESKGRDLAVETPEGITLKTVYGPDDAPDADPGFPGVAPYTRGPYATMYAGRPWTIRQYAGFSTAEESNAFYRRNLKAGQKGLSVAFDLATHRGYDSDHERVVGDVGKAGVAIDTVEDMKLLFDGIPLDEMSVSMTMNGAVLPIMAFYIVAGEEQGVEHKQLSGTIQNDILKEFMVRNTYIYPPAPSMRIVSDIIAYTSEEMPRFNSISISGYHMHEAGATAVQELAYTLADGVEYARTAMETGLDLDTFAPRLSFFFGIGMNFFMEIAKLRAARTLWAELMDGLGAKNEKSKLLRTHCQTSGVSLTEQDPYNNIVRTTIEAMAATLGGTQSLHTNSFDEAIALPTDFSARIARNTQLILAEESGITAVADPLGGSYYIEALTAELVDKAKALIDEVEEAGGMTKAVAEGLPKRRIEEAAAERAAMVDTGEAVIVGVNRYQLDEEPEIDILDIDNAKVRRSQIERINQVRSKRDDATVNKALEALEDGARGDGNLLRLSVEAARARATLGEISEALENVFGRYDTSPTPVSGIYGRRTDAAWQAAVEGTDAVTSRLGRKPKMFVAKMGQDGHDRGANLVSSAFGDLGFDIVAGSLFQTPREAAQTAIDENVDVVGASSLAAGHKSLIPELIAHLKEMGRGDIKVIAGGVIPQQDYAFLRDKGVQAIFGPGTNLADAAAQVLSLLGHNMPPTNENTPK; the protein is encoded by the coding sequence ATGACCAATCGTGACGAATGGGCCGAGAAGGCCGCGAAGGAATCGAAGGGCCGCGACCTCGCGGTCGAAACGCCCGAGGGGATCACGCTGAAGACAGTCTACGGGCCCGACGACGCGCCCGATGCCGATCCCGGTTTCCCCGGCGTCGCGCCTTACACCCGCGGACCCTATGCGACCATGTATGCGGGCCGTCCGTGGACGATCCGCCAGTATGCGGGCTTTTCGACCGCCGAGGAATCGAACGCTTTCTATCGCCGCAACCTGAAGGCGGGACAGAAGGGGCTGTCGGTCGCCTTCGACCTCGCCACCCACCGCGGCTACGACAGCGATCACGAGCGCGTCGTCGGCGACGTCGGCAAGGCGGGGGTCGCGATCGATACGGTCGAGGATATGAAGCTGTTGTTCGACGGCATTCCGCTCGACGAGATGTCGGTCAGCATGACGATGAACGGCGCGGTGCTGCCGATCATGGCCTTCTACATCGTCGCGGGCGAGGAGCAGGGGGTCGAGCACAAGCAGCTTTCGGGGACCATCCAGAACGACATCCTCAAGGAGTTCATGGTCCGTAACACCTACATCTACCCGCCCGCGCCCAGCATGCGGATCGTCAGCGACATCATCGCCTATACGTCGGAAGAGATGCCGCGCTTCAACAGCATCTCGATCTCGGGCTATCACATGCACGAAGCGGGCGCGACGGCGGTGCAGGAGCTGGCCTACACGCTGGCCGACGGGGTCGAATATGCGCGCACCGCGATGGAAACCGGGCTCGACCTCGACACGTTCGCGCCGCGGCTCTCCTTCTTCTTCGGCATCGGCATGAATTTCTTCATGGAGATCGCGAAGCTGCGCGCGGCGCGCACGCTCTGGGCCGAGCTGATGGACGGCCTCGGCGCGAAGAACGAGAAGTCGAAGCTGCTGCGGACGCACTGTCAGACGTCGGGCGTCAGCCTGACCGAGCAGGATCCCTACAACAATATCGTCCGCACCACGATCGAGGCGATGGCGGCGACGCTGGGCGGCACGCAGTCGCTGCACACCAACAGCTTCGACGAGGCCATCGCGCTGCCGACCGATTTCTCGGCCCGCATCGCGCGCAACACCCAGCTCATCCTCGCCGAGGAAAGTGGCATCACCGCGGTCGCGGACCCGCTGGGCGGATCGTACTATATCGAAGCACTGACCGCCGAACTGGTCGACAAGGCCAAGGCGCTGATCGACGAGGTCGAGGAAGCGGGCGGGATGACCAAGGCGGTGGCCGAGGGCCTGCCGAAGCGGCGCATCGAGGAAGCGGCGGCCGAGCGCGCGGCCATGGTCGACACGGGCGAAGCGGTGATCGTGGGCGTCAACCGCTACCAGCTCGACGAAGAACCCGAGATCGACATCCTCGACATCGACAATGCCAAGGTGCGTCGCAGCCAGATCGAACGGATCAACCAGGTTCGCTCGAAGCGCGACGATGCGACGGTGAACAAGGCGCTCGAAGCACTCGAGGACGGCGCGCGGGGCGATGGCAACCTGCTGCGCCTGTCGGTCGAGGCGGCGCGGGCGCGCGCGACGCTGGGCGAGATCAGCGAGGCGCTCGAGAATGTCTTCGGGCGCTACGACACCAGCCCGACGCCGGTCAGCGGCATCTACGGCCGGCGCACGGACGCCGCGTGGCAGGCAGCGGTCGAGGGGACCGACGCGGTGACGTCGCGCCTCGGTCGCAAGCCCAAGATGTTCGTCGCCAAGATGGGACAGGACGGGCACGACCGCGGCGCCAATCTCGTCAGTTCCGCGTTCGGCGATCTGGGCTTCGACATCGTCGCGGGCTCGTTGTTCCAGACACCGCGCGAAGCCGCGCAGACGGCGATCGACGAGAATGTCGACGTGGTCGGCGCCTCCAGTCTTGCCGCGGGACACAAGAGCCTCATCCCCGAACTGATCGCGCATCTGAAGGAGATGGGTCGCGGCGACATCAAGGTCATCGCGGGCGGGGTCATCCCGCAGCAGGACTATGCCTTCCTGCGCGACAAGGGCGTGCAGGCGATCTTCGGCCCCGGCACCAACCTCGCCGACGCGGCGGCGCAGGTGTTGAGCCTGCTCGGCCACAACATGCCGCCAACAAATGAAAACACACCCAAATGA
- a CDS encoding acetyl/propionyl/methylcrotonyl-CoA carboxylase subunit alpha, whose product MFTKILIANRGEIACRVMRTAKRMGIATVAVYSDADAHAPHVAMADEAVNIGPAAAAESYLVADKIIQACKDTGAEAVHPGYGFLSERESFADALDEAGIAFIGPPGPAIAAMGDKIQSKKLAKEAGVNVVPGYLGEIADTEEAVKIAGDIGYPVMMKASAGGGGKGMRLAYSEQDVRDGFEATKREGLASFGDDRVFIEKFIEDPRHIEIQLIGDKHGNIVYLGERECSIQRRHQKVIEEAPSPFVDEKMRNAMGEQAVALARAVDYHSAGTVELIVSGADTTGTGFYFLEMNTRLQVEHPVTEEITGIDLVEQMIRVAYGEKLPFTQDDITYDGWAIEARVYAEDPYRGFLPSTGRLTTYSPPAEEREGAAVVRIDDGVREGGEVSMFYDPMIAKLITHGETREQAIDLAVDALDAFELEGLADNIDFLSALLQHERFRSGNLTTKFIEEEYPEGFVGAPADKTLRRDLVAIAAIVAMTHETRLNLIDGQLGDPVLPASRQVVMLDDTSHDVTIDPQDALTLVSVEDAEPIEVIADYTPGQSLLIADCDDRRRIVRVAANGRGFHLTTRGARHHARMLAPHVAALMKHMPEKVAPDLSRFLMAPMPGLLTKLHVKDGDAVEAGQPIAVVEAMKMENILRAEKSATVKATPVEEGASLQVDEVIVEFE is encoded by the coding sequence ATGTTCACAAAAATCCTGATCGCCAATCGCGGCGAAATCGCCTGCCGCGTGATGCGGACCGCGAAGCGGATGGGGATCGCGACGGTCGCGGTCTATTCGGACGCGGACGCGCACGCCCCGCACGTCGCCATGGCGGACGAGGCGGTGAACATCGGTCCCGCGGCGGCGGCGGAAAGCTATCTCGTCGCCGACAAGATCATCCAGGCCTGCAAGGACACGGGCGCCGAGGCGGTGCATCCGGGTTACGGCTTCCTGTCGGAACGCGAAAGCTTCGCCGACGCGCTCGACGAGGCGGGCATCGCCTTCATCGGACCCCCGGGCCCTGCGATCGCCGCGATGGGCGACAAGATCCAGTCGAAGAAGCTCGCCAAGGAAGCCGGCGTCAACGTCGTTCCCGGCTATCTGGGCGAGATCGCCGACACCGAGGAGGCCGTGAAGATCGCGGGCGACATCGGCTATCCCGTCATGATGAAGGCCTCGGCCGGGGGTGGCGGTAAGGGTATGCGTCTGGCCTACAGCGAACAGGACGTGCGCGACGGATTCGAGGCGACCAAGCGCGAAGGCCTCGCCAGCTTCGGGGACGACCGCGTCTTCATCGAGAAGTTCATCGAGGATCCGCGCCACATCGAGATCCAGCTGATCGGGGACAAGCACGGCAACATCGTCTATCTGGGCGAACGCGAATGCTCGATCCAGCGGCGCCACCAGAAGGTGATCGAGGAAGCGCCGTCGCCGTTCGTCGACGAAAAGATGCGCAATGCGATGGGCGAACAGGCCGTCGCGCTCGCACGGGCGGTGGATTACCACAGCGCGGGGACGGTCGAACTGATCGTCTCGGGCGCCGATACGACGGGGACTGGCTTCTACTTCCTCGAGATGAACACCCGGCTCCAGGTCGAGCATCCGGTGACGGAGGAGATCACCGGCATCGACCTCGTCGAACAGATGATCCGCGTCGCCTATGGCGAGAAGCTGCCCTTCACCCAGGACGACATCACCTATGACGGCTGGGCGATCGAGGCGCGTGTCTATGCCGAGGATCCCTATCGCGGATTCCTGCCCTCGACCGGGCGACTGACCACCTATTCGCCCCCCGCCGAGGAGCGCGAAGGCGCCGCGGTGGTGCGCATCGACGACGGCGTGCGCGAAGGCGGCGAGGTGAGCATGTTCTACGATCCGATGATCGCCAAGCTGATCACCCACGGCGAGACGCGCGAACAGGCGATCGACCTTGCCGTGGACGCGCTCGACGCGTTTGAGCTTGAAGGGCTCGCCGACAATATCGACTTCCTCTCCGCGCTGCTCCAGCACGAGCGGTTCCGGTCCGGCAATCTCACCACCAAGTTCATCGAGGAAGAATATCCCGAGGGCTTCGTCGGTGCGCCGGCGGACAAGACGCTACGCCGCGATCTGGTCGCCATCGCCGCGATCGTCGCGATGACGCACGAAACGCGGCTCAATCTCATCGACGGCCAGTTGGGCGATCCCGTCCTTCCGGCCAGCCGCCAGGTCGTGATGCTCGACGACACCAGCCACGACGTGACGATCGACCCGCAGGACGCCCTCACGCTGGTTTCGGTAGAGGATGCCGAACCGATCGAGGTAATCGCCGATTATACGCCCGGCCAGTCGCTGCTGATCGCCGACTGCGACGACCGTCGGCGGATCGTGCGGGTCGCCGCCAACGGACGCGGATTTCACCTCACCACGCGCGGCGCACGTCATCACGCGCGCATGCTGGCGCCGCACGTCGCGGCGCTGATGAAGCACATGCCCGAAAAGGTCGCGCCCGATCTGTCGCGGTTCCTGATGGCGCCGATGCCGGGGCTGCTGACCAAGCTGCACGTCAAGGACGGGGACGCGGTCGAGGCGGGCCAGCCGATCGCGGTGGTCGAGGCGATGAAGATGGAGAATATCCTGCGCGCCGAAAAGTCGGCCACGGTAAAGGCCACGCCCGTCGAGGAGGGCGCCAGCCTTCAGGTCGACGAAGTCATCGTCGAATTCGAATAG
- a CDS encoding alpha/beta hydrolase has protein sequence MDLLRIALISLLFATPTVAFAQDADKPLHANLADPDGEPIVVGSIHRLDSAVYGGEQILTVRLPRGYADEPDRTYPVVFSVDGGPDQDFELLAGIAAEAEFSTSFEPFILIGVQTEDRYRQLTPPTTMPDELNEAFAGRISGGGAATFRRYLAEEVMPWALSRYRTDRKILTSVSLGGLFVLDTFAEAPEMFDDYIALTPSTWWDQGAYADTYAAKLADHGPSDRRLYVTLGDEGVGNDQDEWLSKILDTLEADTPAGLKWAFVDRSGSEEHRTMALISWLDAFRTLYLLPGRTGNSLPLAYADGVRPTAGPVARANLDAGECRREIARTVSYETKNADPDAYYGWCLLMKPGSQPTRGNFTPDDYGRPVATDE, from the coding sequence ATGGACCTGCTGCGCATCGCTTTGATTTCCCTGCTCTTCGCCACCCCGACGGTCGCGTTCGCGCAGGATGCGGACAAGCCCCTGCATGCCAATCTCGCCGACCCCGATGGCGAACCCATCGTCGTCGGCTCCATCCATCGACTGGACTCGGCGGTATATGGTGGCGAGCAGATCCTCACCGTGCGGTTGCCGCGCGGTTACGCCGACGAACCCGATCGGACCTATCCCGTGGTCTTTTCGGTCGACGGGGGGCCGGACCAGGATTTCGAACTGCTGGCAGGCATTGCGGCAGAGGCCGAATTCTCGACCAGTTTCGAGCCGTTCATCCTGATCGGCGTGCAGACCGAGGACCGATACCGGCAACTGACCCCGCCCACCACTATGCCGGACGAATTGAACGAAGCTTTCGCGGGCCGAATTTCCGGCGGCGGCGCGGCGACCTTCCGCCGCTATCTTGCCGAAGAGGTCATGCCGTGGGCCCTGTCGCGCTACCGCACCGACCGCAAGATCCTGACCTCGGTGTCGCTCGGCGGACTGTTCGTGCTCGACACCTTCGCCGAAGCTCCCGAGATGTTCGACGACTATATCGCGCTGACACCCAGCACGTGGTGGGACCAGGGCGCCTATGCGGACACCTATGCCGCCAAGTTGGCGGATCACGGTCCGTCGGATCGCCGGCTCTACGTCACGCTGGGCGACGAAGGCGTCGGCAACGATCAGGACGAATGGCTGTCGAAGATCCTGGATACGCTTGAAGCCGACACGCCGGCGGGACTGAAATGGGCGTTCGTCGACCGGTCGGGATCGGAGGAACATCGGACGATGGCGCTGATCAGCTGGCTCGACGCCTTCCGGACACTCTACCTGTTACCTGGAAGAACGGGGAATTCCTTGCCGCTCGCCTACGCCGACGGGGTCAGACCGACGGCCGGGCCAGTGGCGCGCGCGAACCTCGATGCGGGGGAATGTCGCCGTGAAATCGCGCGGACGGTGTCCTACGAAACGAAGAATGCCGACCCGGACGCCTATTACGGGTGGTGCCTGCTGATGAAGCCCGGATCGCAACCGACCCGCGGCAATTTCACGCCCGACGACTACGGCCGGCCGGTCGCGACCGACGAATAG
- the putP gene encoding sodium/proline symporter PutP — protein sequence METGTLFSLAFYFIAMIGIGLWAWKRSTDTSEGYLLAGRNLPPAVAALSAGASDMSGWLLLGLPGALYAAGLVEAWIGIGLFLGALANWIIVAPRLRKQTEERGNALTIPEYLANRFPDKAIPLRVVSAIIIVLFFAVYTAAGLVGGGKLFETAFADVLPGIGLSDYMTGIWITALVVLAYTMVGGFLAVSLTDFVQGLIMVIALIVMPLVVLFGPGGEAGGSLADVPVDGFLDMTNGLTLIGFVSLMSWGLGYFGQPHIIVRFMAVKSVEAVRPARAIGMTWMGVALLGSIGIGIAGRAFVERNGLTVEDPETIFIVLANLLFHPLVTGFLLAALLAAIMSTISSQLLVASSSLTEDFYKLFLRKNASERESVNVGRICVALVALVAIWIGSDPDSQVLGLVANAWAGFGAAFGPLIILSLTWDRMTGAGALAGLVTGAAVVIGWIAFDIGLIYEIVPGFIAAWVAIWAVSKSTTGAPRVTTERKAI from the coding sequence ATGGAAACCGGAACGCTTTTCTCGCTCGCCTTCTACTTCATCGCCATGATCGGAATCGGGCTGTGGGCCTGGAAACGGTCGACCGATACCAGCGAGGGCTATCTGCTCGCGGGGCGGAACCTGCCGCCCGCCGTGGCCGCATTGTCGGCTGGGGCAAGCGACATGTCGGGATGGTTGCTGCTCGGGCTCCCCGGGGCGCTCTATGCCGCGGGGCTGGTCGAGGCATGGATCGGGATCGGCCTGTTCCTCGGCGCGCTCGCCAACTGGATCATCGTCGCTCCGCGGCTCCGGAAGCAGACCGAGGAGCGCGGCAACGCGCTGACCATCCCCGAATATCTCGCCAATCGCTTTCCCGACAAGGCGATCCCGCTGCGTGTCGTCAGCGCGATCATCATCGTGCTGTTCTTCGCGGTCTATACCGCCGCCGGTCTGGTGGGCGGGGGCAAGCTGTTCGAGACGGCGTTCGCCGACGTCCTGCCGGGGATCGGATTGAGCGATTACATGACCGGCATCTGGATCACCGCGCTGGTGGTGCTCGCTTATACGATGGTCGGCGGCTTTCTGGCGGTCAGCCTCACCGATTTCGTGCAGGGCCTCATCATGGTCATCGCCCTCATCGTCATGCCGCTGGTCGTCCTGTTCGGCCCCGGCGGCGAGGCGGGCGGAAGCCTCGCCGACGTACCGGTCGATGGTTTTCTCGACATGACCAACGGGCTGACCCTCATCGGGTTCGTCAGCCTGATGAGCTGGGGGCTCGGCTATTTCGGACAGCCGCACATCATCGTTCGCTTCATGGCGGTGAAGAGTGTCGAGGCGGTTCGTCCGGCGCGCGCGATCGGCATGACGTGGATGGGGGTAGCGTTGCTGGGTTCGATCGGCATCGGCATCGCCGGGCGCGCGTTCGTGGAGCGCAACGGGCTGACGGTGGAAGACCCGGAGACGATCTTCATCGTGCTCGCCAATCTTCTGTTCCACCCGCTGGTGACGGGCTTCCTGCTCGCCGCGCTGCTCGCTGCGATCATGTCGACCATTAGTTCGCAGCTTCTGGTCGCCAGCTCCTCGCTGACCGAGGATTTCTACAAGCTGTTCCTGCGCAAGAATGCGTCCGAACGCGAAAGCGTCAACGTCGGGCGGATCTGCGTTGCCTTGGTCGCGCTGGTCGCGATCTGGATCGGGTCGGATCCCGACAGTCAGGTGCTCGGCCTCGTCGCCAATGCATGGGCCGGATTCGGCGCCGCGTTCGGGCCGCTGATCATCCTGTCGCTGACGTGGGACCGGATGACGGGGGCGGGCGCACTGGCGGGGCTCGTCACGGGCGCGGCGGTCGTCATCGGCTGGATCGCGTTCGATATCGGACTGATCTACGAGATCGTGCCGGGGTTCATTGCGGCGTGGGTGGCGATCTGGGCGGTCAGCAAGTCGACCACCGGCGCACCGCGTGTCACCACCGAAAGGAAAGCAATATGA
- a CDS encoding S-(hydroxymethyl)glutathione dehydrogenase/class III alcohol dehydrogenase, whose amino-acid sequence MKSRAAVAFEAKKPLEIVEVDVEGPKAGEVLVEIMATGICHTDAYTLDGLDSEGLFPSVLGHEGCGVVREVGEGVTSVKPDDHVIPLYTPECRQCKMCLSGKTNLCSAIRETQGKGLMPDGTSRFSYKGEMLHHYMGCSTFSNFTVLPEIAVAKIRQDAPFDTSCYIGCGVTTGVGAVVNTADVRPGDNVVVFGLGGIGLNVIQGAKMAGADRIVGVDINGDKEEWGRKFGMTDFVDATDGGVVEKIVAMLDGGADYSFDCTGNTEVMRQALECCHKGWGTSIVIGVAEAGKTIETRPFQLVTGRNWRGTAFGGAKGRTDVPKIVDWYMDGKIAIDPMITHRLTLDEINRGFDLMHEGKSIRSVVVY is encoded by the coding sequence ATGAAATCCCGCGCCGCTGTCGCCTTCGAGGCGAAAAAGCCGCTCGAAATCGTCGAGGTCGACGTCGAAGGCCCCAAGGCGGGCGAGGTGCTGGTCGAGATCATGGCGACCGGGATCTGCCACACCGACGCCTACACGCTCGACGGGCTCGACAGCGAAGGGCTGTTCCCGAGTGTCCTGGGCCACGAAGGGTGCGGCGTGGTTCGCGAGGTCGGCGAGGGCGTGACCTCGGTGAAGCCCGACGATCACGTCATTCCGCTCTACACGCCCGAATGCCGACAGTGCAAAATGTGCCTGTCGGGCAAGACCAATCTCTGCAGCGCGATCCGCGAGACGCAGGGCAAGGGCTTGATGCCGGACGGGACCAGCCGGTTCAGCTACAAGGGCGAGATGCTGCACCATTACATGGGCTGCTCGACCTTCTCGAACTTCACTGTCCTGCCGGAAATCGCGGTCGCGAAAATCCGGCAGGACGCGCCGTTCGATACCAGCTGCTATATCGGATGCGGCGTGACGACCGGCGTGGGCGCGGTGGTGAATACCGCCGACGTAAGGCCGGGCGACAATGTCGTCGTGTTCGGGCTGGGCGGCATCGGACTGAACGTCATCCAGGGCGCGAAGATGGCAGGGGCCGACCGGATCGTCGGCGTCGACATCAACGGCGACAAGGAAGAATGGGGCCGCAAGTTCGGCATGACCGACTTCGTCGACGCGACCGACGGCGGTGTCGTAGAGAAGATCGTCGCGATGCTCGACGGCGGGGCAGACTATAGTTTCGATTGCACCGGCAACACCGAGGTCATGCGCCAGGCGCTGGAATGCTGTCACAAGGGCTGGGGAACCAGCATCGTCATCGGCGTCGCCGAAGCGGGCAAGACGATCGAAACACGGCCATTCCAGCTCGTCACCGGACGAAACTGGCGCGGGACCGCGTTCGGCGGCGCGAAGGGTCGGACCGATGTGCCCAAGATCGTCGACTGGTACATGGATGGCAAGATCGCGATCGATCCGATGATCACGCACCGACTGACACTGGACGAGATCAACAGGGGGTTCGATCTGATGCACGAAGGCAAGTCGATCCGTTCCGTGGTCGTCTACTAG
- a CDS encoding VOC family protein, with product MFSHIMLGADDLDASRAFYDATIAAIGGKPGRTDDKGRTSWMHNGSVFMISKPIDGEPASCGNGSTIGFGCASEDMVDAWHEAGVAAGGTAIEDPPGIRGNAFGKLYLAYLRDPAGNKVCGLYRVPAE from the coding sequence ATGTTCAGCCATATCATGCTTGGCGCCGACGACCTCGACGCTTCGCGCGCCTTTTACGACGCCACGATCGCGGCGATCGGCGGCAAGCCCGGGCGCACCGACGACAAGGGCCGCACCAGCTGGATGCACAACGGCTCGGTCTTCATGATCTCCAAGCCGATCGACGGCGAGCCGGCGAGTTGCGGCAATGGCTCGACGATCGGGTTCGGGTGCGCGAGCGAGGACATGGTCGATGCATGGCACGAAGCCGGCGTCGCGGCGGGCGGTACCGCGATCGAGGATCCGCCCGGCATTCGCGGCAATGCGTTCGGGAAGCTCTATCTCGCTTATTTGCGCGACCCCGCCGGCAACAAGGTCTGCGGCCTGTATCGCGTGCCCGCCGAATGA